In Paenibacillus sonchi, a single genomic region encodes these proteins:
- a CDS encoding putative DNA modification/repair radical SAM protein, whose amino-acid sequence MDMMEKLEILTASAKYDVACTSSGSERKNQAGGLGNAVSMGICHSFAADGRCISLLKVLMTNGCIYDCAYCVNRKSNQTRRAALTPEELADLTMQFYRRNYIEGLFLSSGIMRSPDYTTEQMIAALELLRNTYHFRGYIHVKAIPGTDDVLLSRLGLLADRMSVNIELPSQESLGRLAPDKSKSSILKPMSLIKEKINENRSDLVKYNHAPRFAPAGQSTQMIVGATPDTDFRILTLTEGLYRKYGLKRVFFSAYTPVVEHSLLPALDTKPPLLREHRLYQADWLLRFYGFQAGELLDEAAPNFNPLLDPKCSWAVNHREQFPVEINRAAYEQLLRVPGIGVRSAQRIVKARRAGALDFAALKKLGVVLKRAQFFITCKGKMLEGLKVSEHTLLRSLMSGQELAALEPPQYEQLTLFDDSDLAALPAAGAAVHKRGDWP is encoded by the coding sequence ATGGATATGATGGAGAAACTGGAAATTTTAACGGCTTCGGCCAAATATGATGTCGCCTGCACCTCCAGCGGCTCCGAGCGTAAAAACCAGGCCGGCGGCCTGGGCAATGCGGTCAGCATGGGGATTTGCCACAGCTTTGCTGCAGATGGGCGCTGTATTTCACTGCTTAAAGTGCTGATGACCAACGGCTGCATATACGACTGCGCTTATTGTGTGAACCGTAAATCGAACCAGACACGCCGGGCTGCATTGACACCGGAGGAACTCGCAGATCTGACCATGCAATTTTACCGCCGCAATTACATAGAAGGCCTGTTTCTTAGCTCCGGGATTATGCGGAGTCCCGATTATACAACCGAGCAAATGATTGCCGCTCTTGAGCTCCTGAGGAACACTTACCACTTCCGGGGTTATATCCATGTGAAGGCGATTCCCGGCACAGATGATGTGCTGCTGTCCAGACTCGGCTTGCTGGCTGACCGCATGAGCGTCAATATCGAGCTGCCTTCCCAGGAAAGTCTCGGCCGGCTGGCTCCCGACAAAAGCAAGAGCTCTATTCTGAAGCCTATGTCCCTGATTAAGGAAAAGATTAACGAGAACCGCTCGGATCTCGTCAAATATAACCACGCCCCCCGCTTCGCTCCCGCCGGCCAGAGCACCCAGATGATTGTAGGGGCCACGCCTGACACGGACTTCCGTATCCTGACCCTCACCGAAGGGCTTTACCGGAAGTATGGCTTGAAGCGCGTTTTTTTCTCTGCCTATACCCCTGTTGTGGAGCATTCTCTCCTGCCCGCTCTAGACACCAAACCGCCGCTCCTGCGGGAGCACCGCCTTTATCAGGCCGATTGGCTGCTGCGCTTCTACGGCTTTCAGGCGGGGGAGTTACTGGATGAAGCTGCGCCTAATTTTAATCCCCTGCTGGACCCCAAATGCAGCTGGGCGGTGAACCACCGGGAACAATTCCCGGTTGAAATCAACCGTGCTGCGTATGAACAGCTGCTGCGGGTGCCTGGAATCGGCGTAAGGAGCGCACAGCGGATTGTTAAGGCGCGCCGGGCCGGAGCACTGGATTTCGCTGCCCTGAAGAAGCTTGGCGTGGTACTCAAACGCGCACAATTTTTCATTACCTGCAAAGGAAAAATGCTGGAGGGCCTGAAGGTAAGTGAACACACTCTGCTGCGTTCACTGATGTCCGGACAGGAGCTTGCTGCGTTAGAGCCGCCGCAGTACGAGCAGCTCACCCTCTTCGACGACTCCGATCTGGCAGCATTGCCGGCGGCAGGGGCCGCGGTGCATAAGAGAGGAGACTGGCCTTAA
- a CDS encoding glycoside hydrolase family 3 C-terminal domain-containing protein: protein MTTQNLGVPLEGFAEFSRTVGAEGAVLLSNEGQVLPLRNGETVSVFGRTQVNYYRSGTGSGGSVHVSYTTNLLDGLRSKKNLAVNEELAAVYEKWIEHNPFDNGGGAWAAEPWHQKEMPLTDELVAQARSKSDKAIIIIGRTAGEDQDNADAPGSYQLTADEQTMLKQVTAYFEQTIVVLNVSNIMDMSWLNDTSYAHPIPCVLYSWHGGMEGGNAIADVLSGEVTPSGKLTDTIAYSINDYPSTANYGNEFKNFYQEDIYVGYRYFETFCPEKVHFEFGYGISYTTFHIEPEEARLVSRDGKKYAEIAVNVTNTGTVYAGKEVVQVYYEAPQGKLGQPAKVLAAFGKTGVLQPGGSQRLLVSFPVHSMASYDDAGVTGHPSAYVLEAGTYRIYAGSSIKKLVEVQVEGHKGYVLEALEVVEQLQEALAPTESFTRMKPGARKEDGSYELLYVDVPTRKVSLKERIEQNLPATLEQTGNQGYTLRDVHDGKVDMTTFIAQLSDQDLAVIVRGEGMSSPLVTPGTASAFGGVSDQLFNYGIPVACTADGPSGIRMDSGHKATQVPIGTLLAATWNAELVEELYVMEGRELVRNGVDTLLGPGLNIRRSPLNGRNFEYFSEDPLISGVFAAACTRGIMKGGSNATLKHFACNNQEKHRSKVDAIVSERAVREIYLKGFEIAVKEGGANSVMTSYNPVNGHWAASNYDLNTTILRGEWGFQGIVMTDWWAIMNDVVDGGPADRKNTNWMVRAQNDLYMVVSNYGSEVNAYDDNTLDSLDNGTLTRGELQRSAMNICRFIMNAPVFSRPHVSEETVESFKANPALSAEQAQSLAQNAQVKPDAAGSTVIRVEQAGEYRIIVGIMSTETELAQSACNVTLNGQMLATIQTNGTDGRWIRQKLVKVRLEAGLYEMKLDFVKPGLQMDWIEFKLL, encoded by the coding sequence TTGACTACACAGAATTTAGGAGTTCCATTAGAGGGTTTTGCAGAATTCAGCCGGACTGTAGGTGCAGAAGGCGCGGTGCTGCTGAGCAATGAAGGTCAGGTGCTTCCGCTGCGGAACGGGGAGACCGTTTCGGTGTTTGGCAGAACCCAGGTGAATTATTATCGCAGCGGCACAGGTTCGGGCGGGAGTGTGCATGTCTCCTACACAACCAACCTGCTGGATGGGCTGCGAAGCAAAAAGAACCTTGCTGTCAACGAAGAGCTGGCGGCGGTTTATGAGAAGTGGATTGAGCACAATCCTTTTGACAACGGCGGCGGAGCCTGGGCGGCAGAGCCGTGGCACCAGAAGGAAATGCCTCTGACCGATGAGCTGGTAGCCCAGGCCAGAAGCAAGTCGGATAAGGCGATTATTATCATCGGACGCACAGCAGGGGAAGATCAGGATAATGCCGATGCGCCGGGAAGCTACCAGTTAACCGCGGACGAGCAGACGATGCTGAAGCAGGTAACGGCTTATTTTGAGCAGACCATCGTCGTGCTGAATGTGTCGAATATTATGGATATGAGCTGGCTGAACGATACCAGCTATGCGCATCCTATTCCTTGTGTGCTTTATTCCTGGCACGGCGGGATGGAGGGGGGCAATGCCATTGCCGACGTGCTGTCCGGAGAAGTGACGCCAAGCGGTAAATTAACCGATACCATCGCGTATTCCATCAACGATTATCCTTCAACTGCAAATTACGGCAATGAGTTCAAAAACTTTTATCAGGAAGATATCTATGTGGGCTACCGTTATTTTGAAACCTTCTGTCCGGAAAAAGTTCACTTCGAGTTCGGCTACGGGATATCTTATACCACCTTCCATATCGAGCCGGAAGAAGCCAGGCTGGTCAGCCGGGACGGTAAAAAATATGCTGAAATCGCGGTGAACGTAACCAATACAGGAACCGTTTATGCCGGAAAAGAGGTTGTCCAGGTCTATTACGAAGCACCGCAAGGCAAGCTGGGACAACCGGCCAAAGTGCTGGCGGCATTCGGCAAAACGGGGGTCCTCCAGCCGGGCGGGTCGCAGCGCCTCCTTGTGAGCTTCCCGGTTCATTCGATGGCCTCTTATGATGACGCCGGTGTGACCGGGCATCCTTCTGCTTATGTGCTGGAAGCGGGGACCTACCGTATTTATGCGGGAAGCAGCATCAAGAAGTTGGTTGAAGTGCAGGTAGAAGGACACAAAGGTTATGTGCTGGAAGCTCTGGAGGTAGTCGAACAGCTGCAGGAAGCGCTGGCGCCAACCGAAAGCTTTACGCGGATGAAGCCGGGCGCCCGGAAGGAAGACGGTTCCTATGAACTGCTCTATGTTGACGTACCGACGCGCAAGGTTTCGCTGAAAGAGCGGATTGAGCAGAATCTGCCCGCAACGCTTGAACAGACCGGCAATCAAGGCTATACCTTAAGAGATGTGCATGATGGAAAAGTAGACATGACTACCTTCATCGCCCAACTGAGCGACCAGGACCTGGCAGTCATTGTCAGAGGGGAAGGGATGAGCAGTCCGCTGGTTACACCGGGGACGGCTTCCGCTTTTGGCGGAGTCAGCGACCAATTATTCAACTACGGCATTCCGGTAGCTTGTACGGCAGACGGCCCTTCCGGGATTCGGATGGACAGCGGACACAAGGCGACTCAGGTTCCAATCGGAACACTGCTTGCAGCCACCTGGAATGCAGAGCTGGTTGAAGAGCTGTATGTCATGGAAGGCCGGGAACTGGTCAGAAACGGTGTAGACACTTTGCTCGGACCGGGACTGAATATCCGCCGCAGTCCGCTTAATGGACGTAACTTTGAGTATTTTTCGGAGGACCCGCTGATTTCCGGAGTATTTGCAGCAGCGTGCACGCGCGGGATTATGAAAGGCGGCTCGAATGCCACCCTCAAGCACTTTGCCTGCAACAACCAGGAGAAGCACCGCAGCAAGGTGGATGCTATCGTATCTGAACGGGCTGTCCGTGAGATTTATCTGAAGGGCTTTGAGATTGCGGTAAAAGAGGGCGGCGCGAACTCGGTCATGACCTCCTATAATCCGGTTAACGGGCATTGGGCTGCTTCGAACTATGATCTGAACACTACAATTCTTCGCGGCGAATGGGGTTTTCAGGGTATTGTGATGACCGACTGGTGGGCCATCATGAATGATGTTGTGGATGGAGGTCCCGCAGACCGCAAGAATACGAACTGGATGGTCCGTGCGCAAAATGACCTGTACATGGTTGTAAGCAACTATGGCTCCGAAGTCAACGCCTATGATGACAATACCCTGGACTCGCTGGATAATGGCACGCTGACCCGGGGCGAACTTCAGCGCTCTGCCATGAATATCTGCCGGTTCATCATGAATGCGCCGGTATTCTCAAGACCGCATGTGAGCGAGGAGACCGTCGAGAGCTTCAAGGCGAATCCCGCCCTTTCGGCTGAGCAGGCACAGTCGCTGGCCCAGAATGCACAGGTGAAGCCTGATGCAGCTGGATCGACCGTTATCAGAGTGGAACAAGCGGGTGAGTACCGGATTATCGTGGGCATCATGAGCACTGAAACGGAATTGGCACAAAGTGCATGCAATGTGACCTTGAACGGTCAGATGCTGGCCACTATTCAGACGAACGGTACGGACGGCAGATGGATCAGACAGAAGCTGGTGAAGGTTCGGCTGGAAGCCGGCCTGTATGAAATGAAACTGGATTTCGTTAAGCCGGGCCTGCAGATGGACTGGATTGAATTCAAATTATTGTAG
- a CDS encoding guanylate kinase yields MKEVNPGAAGEFSGRHTGEAMWNWLRTSKASVAKQESVDQHAETPAETFGPQIIIITGTSGAGRKRTAKQLSTALGIPYVIPYTTRAIRSQERDGEHYHFISEGDFQAMADKHAFIQSVHLERGRYGIAELELVKGLEQHNAVIIVVNHEGVRAFREKYGENALRVFIYVTKKDIQLRLEREAAPFDLIDEYLGNYTEQVVYKRESEFLIQNMDPEVTVQRIKEFVEARISRQT; encoded by the coding sequence GTGAAGGAGGTGAATCCCGGTGCCGCTGGTGAATTCTCCGGCAGGCATACGGGAGAGGCAATGTGGAACTGGCTGAGAACATCCAAAGCATCGGTGGCCAAGCAGGAGAGTGTGGACCAGCATGCAGAGACGCCGGCAGAAACCTTCGGTCCCCAAATCATTATCATAACCGGAACAAGCGGTGCAGGGCGGAAGCGCACGGCCAAACAGCTTAGTACCGCTCTTGGAATCCCTTATGTCATCCCCTATACTACGCGTGCGATTCGTTCTCAAGAGCGGGACGGGGAGCATTATCATTTCATCTCTGAGGGTGACTTCCAGGCAATGGCCGATAAGCATGCGTTCATCCAGTCCGTCCATTTGGAGCGGGGGCGCTATGGCATTGCAGAACTTGAGCTCGTGAAAGGGCTTGAACAGCATAATGCTGTCATTATTGTGGTGAATCATGAAGGCGTCCGGGCATTCCGGGAAAAATACGGTGAGAATGCCTTGCGGGTTTTTATATACGTGACGAAGAAGGATATCCAGCTGCGGCTGGAACGGGAAGCAGCTCCGTTTGACCTGATAGATGAATACTTGGGAAATTATACGGAGCAAGTAGTCTATAAAAGGGAATCGGAGTTTTTAATTCAAAATATGGACCCGGAAGTCACGGTCCAGAGAATCAAGGAGTTTGTGGAAGCGAGAATATCGAGGCAGACGTAG
- a CDS encoding SDR family oxidoreductase — protein MQDPVKQYTKAGPEFEQQQNPPGLEQEMNPLPDAGQDTYRGTGRLAGRKAIVTGADSGIGRAVAVAFAREGADVVLSYMPEEEKDAQEVIKLVQEAGRTAVAVPGDLKDEKYSEQLVAAAVEKLGGIDILANIAGMQQFVPEIADLTTEQFDATFKTNVYGLFWLCKAALKHMKPGSTIINTSSIQAYEPSPILLDYATTKAAINTFSKSLAQQVAGKGIRVNVVAPGPVWTPLQVSGGQPAEVLKDFGAKTPLGRPGQPAEMAPAYVFLASQESSYISGETLNANGGMPTP, from the coding sequence ATGCAGGACCCGGTCAAGCAGTACACAAAGGCTGGCCCGGAATTTGAGCAGCAGCAGAACCCTCCGGGCCTTGAACAGGAAATGAACCCGCTGCCGGATGCGGGACAGGATACGTACCGCGGAACCGGGCGTCTTGCCGGACGCAAGGCGATTGTTACCGGAGCGGACAGCGGAATTGGCCGCGCGGTGGCGGTTGCTTTTGCCCGGGAAGGTGCGGATGTGGTTCTCTCTTATATGCCTGAGGAAGAGAAGGATGCTCAGGAAGTGATTAAGCTAGTTCAGGAAGCTGGCCGCACCGCAGTCGCCGTGCCGGGTGATCTGAAGGATGAGAAATACAGTGAACAGCTCGTGGCTGCCGCTGTGGAGAAGCTGGGAGGCATTGATATTCTGGCGAATATTGCAGGCATGCAGCAGTTTGTCCCGGAGATTGCCGACCTTACCACAGAGCAGTTCGATGCCACATTCAAAACCAATGTCTACGGACTGTTCTGGCTGTGCAAAGCGGCGCTTAAGCATATGAAGCCGGGCAGCACGATTATCAACACCTCTTCGATTCAGGCTTATGAGCCTTCACCGATTCTGCTGGATTACGCGACAACAAAAGCTGCGATCAATACGTTCAGCAAGTCTCTCGCGCAGCAGGTTGCCGGCAAGGGTATCCGGGTCAACGTTGTAGCCCCTGGCCCGGTATGGACGCCGCTCCAGGTATCCGGCGGACAACCGGCGGAGGTGCTGAAGGACTTCGGAGCCAAGACCCCGCTTGGCCGCCCGGGCCAGCCGGCCGAAATGGCTCCGGCCTATGTGTTCCTGGCCAGCCAAGAGTCGAGCTACATCAGCGGTGAAACGCTAAATGCCAACGGCGGCATGCCAACGCCATAA
- a CDS encoding glycoside hydrolase family 18 protein: MQIHVVQAGQSLYGIAQAYGVTADEISEANQLSAPGMLVVGQTLVIPITGMYYWVQPGDSFYTIARRFGVGMSDLAASNQLSLNQPLQIGLRLYIPPGPKRKAEINAYIEPRGEVSQSLQNAAAEAAPHLTYLAPFSFRVQRDGSLEAPPLDDLVSTAAQHRVTLMMVVTNLENAQFSSELGRIILNDQAVQNRLLENIISTAKELGFRDIHFDFEFLRPEDREAYNAFLRKAAGRIHQEGFLLSTALAPKTSRTQTGAWYTAHDYKVHGEVADFVIIMTYEWGYSGGPPMPVSPIGPVRRVLEYALSEMPGSKIMMGQNLYGYDWTLPYVAGGPYAKAISPQAAIDLARTRNAAIQYDYKDQAPHFDYTDDAGKPHKVWFEDARSIQAKFTLLKELGLRGISYWKLGLPFPQNWLLIEDNFQVVKR; the protein is encoded by the coding sequence ATGCAAATTCATGTTGTGCAAGCAGGCCAATCGCTGTACGGCATCGCACAGGCCTATGGGGTAACCGCAGATGAGATTAGTGAAGCGAATCAACTGTCCGCACCCGGCATGCTGGTGGTTGGACAAACGCTGGTGATTCCTATAACAGGTATGTATTACTGGGTGCAGCCAGGGGACAGCTTCTATACTATCGCACGCAGGTTTGGTGTAGGCATGAGTGATTTGGCTGCAAGCAATCAGTTGTCGTTGAATCAGCCACTGCAGATAGGGCTTCGCTTATATATTCCGCCTGGGCCGAAGCGGAAGGCCGAAATCAACGCCTACATAGAGCCAAGAGGGGAAGTGTCCCAGAGCCTGCAGAATGCTGCCGCAGAAGCTGCCCCACATCTCACCTATCTGGCTCCCTTCAGCTTCCGGGTGCAGCGGGACGGCTCTCTTGAGGCGCCGCCCCTAGATGATCTGGTCTCGACTGCCGCACAACACCGGGTAACTTTGATGATGGTCGTGACTAATCTGGAGAATGCCCAGTTCAGCTCCGAACTGGGGCGGATTATTTTAAATGACCAGGCTGTTCAGAACCGTTTGCTGGAAAACATCATCAGCACCGCGAAGGAGCTGGGCTTCCGGGACATCCACTTTGACTTTGAATTTCTCCGTCCGGAGGACCGCGAGGCGTACAATGCTTTTCTGCGCAAAGCAGCGGGCCGGATTCATCAGGAGGGGTTCCTGCTGTCAACTGCTCTGGCTCCTAAGACCAGCAGAACCCAGACAGGTGCCTGGTACACTGCCCATGATTATAAGGTGCATGGCGAGGTTGCAGATTTTGTGATCATTATGACGTATGAGTGGGGGTATAGCGGAGGGCCGCCGATGCCGGTCTCGCCGATCGGACCTGTACGCAGGGTACTGGAATATGCCTTGAGTGAAATGCCGGGCTCCAAAATCATGATGGGGCAGAACCTCTACGGCTATGACTGGACGTTGCCTTATGTTGCCGGCGGACCCTATGCCAAGGCAATAAGTCCCCAGGCGGCGATTGATCTGGCCAGAACCAGGAACGCTGCGATCCAGTACGACTATAAGGATCAGGCGCCGCATTTTGACTATACCGACGATGCCGGCAAGCCCCACAAGGTCTGGTTTGAGGATGCACGGTCGATTCAGGCCAAATTCACGCTGCTGAAGGAGCTGGGCCTCCGGGGAATCAGCTACTGGAAGCTGGGGCTTCCATTTCCGCAGAACTGGCTGCTGATTGAGGATAACTTTCAGGTGGTCAAAAGATAA
- a CDS encoding lysozyme has protein sequence MNLGTGGSTLIKKHEGFSLKFYGDPAGYPTVGWGHLITRTKTYTKNTSGNPKTSLLTQAEANALSSSLNLGYTSPISQAKAKTFFAEDTAEAVAAVNKVVPPTGHKFSQSQFDALVSLTFNGGPKVLETNDVKAMLANPHIYPTFSGPLSASQIDACSRLVSKAFSYEIKLQRRRNEEATLFCKGMKYTHKYPVYTL, from the coding sequence ATGAATCTAGGAACCGGTGGATCAACCCTTATCAAAAAGCATGAGGGATTTTCCTTGAAATTTTATGGAGATCCTGCTGGGTATCCAACAGTTGGATGGGGGCATCTGATAACAAGGACTAAAACATATACTAAAAATACATCAGGTAATCCAAAAACGTCTCTTCTAACCCAAGCAGAAGCTAATGCTCTATCAAGCTCTTTAAATCTAGGTTATACTTCACCAATTTCTCAGGCTAAGGCAAAGACTTTTTTTGCTGAAGATACTGCAGAGGCTGTAGCGGCCGTAAATAAAGTAGTACCTCCTACAGGTCATAAATTTTCACAATCTCAGTTTGATGCACTTGTTTCACTCACTTTTAATGGAGGTCCTAAGGTGCTAGAAACCAATGATGTAAAAGCTATGCTTGCCAATCCGCATATATATCCAACTTTTAGTGGTCCACTTTCAGCAAGTCAAATTGATGCTTGTTCAAGACTAGTCAGCAAAGCATTTTCATATGAAATAAAGCTACAAAGACGAAGAAATGAAGAAGCAACTTTATTTTGTAAAGGCATGAAGTATACTCACAAATATCCAGTATATACACTATAG
- a CDS encoding helix-turn-helix domain-containing protein — translation MLAELLVQAQQHHDQGATLHILESFTPKIKASLRQVPADHRDDLKQELYVKMIEVIQTFDSSELK, via the coding sequence ATGTTGGCCGAACTTTTAGTACAAGCACAGCAACACCACGATCAGGGGGCAACACTACATATCCTAGAATCTTTCACACCAAAGATCAAAGCCTCCTTGCGACAAGTCCCCGCCGATCATCGGGATGATTTAAAACAGGAACTCTATGTCAAAATGATTGAGGTGATACAAACTTTTGATAGTAGTGAATTGAAATAA
- a CDS encoding YvrJ family protein, with the protein MTEGDIATFIANLGFPIAITLYLLIRFEKKISDLSDAINGLKNEIQKNVKR; encoded by the coding sequence ATGACGGAGGGTGACATTGCTACTTTTATTGCTAATTTAGGCTTCCCGATTGCAATTACTTTGTATCTACTTATTCGTTTTGAAAAAAAAATATCGGATCTAAGCGATGCCATTAATGGCTTGAAGAATGAAATACAAAAAAACGTAAAGCGGTGA
- a CDS encoding sigma-70 family RNA polymerase sigma factor, translating into MNKDEVNRRFIRYVANLIHYNSINYDKKRRMKDSRFPLTLDNDENLESVLLTVHDSESVPPNLKDHITDHSLYQAYESLSAQQQQILSFAYVQGLNDKEIARILGVSQQNVSKHRLKALTKLRSLITEGG; encoded by the coding sequence TTGAATAAGGATGAGGTAAATCGTCGTTTTATCAGGTATGTGGCCAATCTTATTCACTATAACTCTATCAATTATGACAAAAAGAGACGAATGAAGGACAGCCGATTCCCGCTGACTTTAGACAACGATGAAAACCTAGAATCTGTCTTACTTACTGTTCATGATTCAGAATCTGTGCCACCAAATTTAAAAGATCACATTACGGATCACTCACTTTATCAAGCTTATGAATCCCTCTCAGCACAACAACAACAGATTTTATCTTTTGCTTACGTACAAGGACTAAATGACAAGGAAATAGCCAGAATATTGGGAGTATCCCAACAAAATGTCTCGAAACACCGCTTAAAAGCTCTAACTAAATTGCGCAGCTTAATAACGGAAGGAGGATGA
- a CDS encoding AraC family transcriptional regulator, whose amino-acid sequence MYEWNEMVQLMVDWVDRDLATVPSLLKMSEQLGYSPYYCTKQFHSLTGMTLRDYIWQRRISRAALELRDTDARILDIALKFGFSSQEAFSRAFVKAFKISPHAYRKAPRPIPLAIRPEVFSPYHYLIKERDKMRQVHLQEAEIKVEFIPAHKFIGIWDAEVNNYGRFWEHGHDCDEVSGTLESMSHHTLPGQIGQTAGWFYQNGRKGYLYGIPVAADYNGEIPEGMEVRDIPESEYLVFFHPPFDYLKDNGEVMQIVEQVAWNYNPESMGYQWDEDTKQDYQRHFPEGYGYAVLRPVKKLG is encoded by the coding sequence ATGTACGAATGGAATGAGATGGTTCAGCTCATGGTAGATTGGGTCGACAGGGATCTTGCCACAGTGCCTTCACTTCTGAAAATGTCAGAGCAGCTTGGCTACTCGCCATATTACTGCACGAAGCAGTTTCACTCGCTGACCGGGATGACGCTGCGGGACTACATCTGGCAGCGAAGAATCAGCCGCGCCGCTCTCGAACTGCGGGACACGGACGCCCGGATTCTGGACATTGCCTTGAAGTTCGGCTTTTCGTCACAGGAAGCGTTCTCACGGGCGTTTGTGAAAGCTTTTAAGATTTCGCCTCATGCTTACCGGAAGGCACCCAGGCCCATTCCGCTCGCGATTCGCCCGGAAGTGTTCTCCCCTTATCACTATCTAATCAAGGAGCGGGATAAGATGAGACAGGTTCATTTGCAGGAAGCGGAAATCAAGGTCGAGTTCATACCGGCCCATAAGTTCATTGGGATCTGGGATGCGGAGGTGAACAATTACGGCCGGTTCTGGGAGCACGGCCATGATTGCGACGAGGTGTCGGGAACGCTGGAAAGTATGTCCCATCATACGCTGCCCGGACAAATTGGCCAAACGGCGGGCTGGTTCTACCAGAACGGGCGAAAAGGGTACCTGTATGGAATCCCTGTGGCGGCTGACTATAACGGGGAGATCCCGGAGGGAATGGAGGTCAGAGATATTCCTGAATCCGAGTATCTGGTCTTCTTCCACCCGCCGTTCGATTATCTGAAGGACAACGGTGAAGTGATGCAGATCGTAGAGCAGGTGGCCTGGAATTATAATCCGGAAAGCATGGGCTATCAGTGGGATGAGGATACCAAGCAGGATTATCAGCGTCATTTTCCGGAGGGATACGGGTATGCGGTGCTGCGGCCGGTGAAGAAGCTGGGGTAG